The following are encoded in a window of Vicia villosa cultivar HV-30 ecotype Madison, WI unplaced genomic scaffold, Vvil1.0 ctg.001048F_1_1_3, whole genome shotgun sequence genomic DNA:
- the LOC131632883 gene encoding cytochrome c1-2, heme protein, mitochondrial-like translates to MAGGVIQQLLRRKLQSHSPNPLSVSSIITKNDGAGSTSSRSLKALALMGAGVSGLLGFATTASADEAEHGLASPSYPWPHEGILSSYDHASIRRGHQVYTQVCASCHSMSLISYRDLVGVAYTEEEVKAMAAEIEVVDGPNDEGEMFTRPGKLSDRFPQPYANEPAARFANGGAYPPDLSLVTKARHNGQNYVFALLTGYRDPPAGVVIREGLHYNPYFPGGAIAMPKMLNDGAVEYEDGTPATESQMGKDVVSFLSWAAEPEMEERKLMGFKWIFVLSLALLQAAYYRRLRWSVLKSRKLVLDVVN, encoded by the exons ATGGCTGGAGGTGTTATTCAGCAGTTATTGAGGAGGAAACTCCAATCTCATTCTCCT AATCCTTTATCTGTGTCATCCATTATCACTAAGAATGATGGTGCTGGTTCTACGAGCAGCAGATCCTTAAAAGCCCTTGCTTTAATGGGAGCTGGAGTCTCAGGGTTATTGGGCTTTGCGACAACAGCATCAGCTGATGAAGCCGAGCATGGCCTGGCTTCTCCAAGCTATCCATGGCCTCACGAGGGCATCCTCAGTTCATATGACCATGCTTC GATTCGTCGTGGTCATCAAGTTTATACACAAGTCTGTGCTTCCTGTCATTCCATGTCTTTGATATCATACCGTGATTTGGTTGGTGTTGCTTACACAGAAGAGGAGGTAAAGGCAATGGCTGCTGAGATTGAGGTGGTTGATGGCCCTAATGATGAGGGTGAGATGTTTACACGTCCCGGTAAACTCAGTGATCGCTTTCCTCAGCCATATGCAAATGAACCAGCTGCTAGGTTTGCCAATGGAGGAGCCTATCCTCCAGATCTAAGTCTTGTTACCAAA GCTCGTCACAATGGTCAGAACTACGTGTTTGCTCTTCTTACCGGTTATCGTGACCCTCCTGCTGGTGTTGTG ATTAGAGAAGGACTACACTATAACCCTTATTTCCCGGGAGGAGCCATTGCCATGCCTAAAATGCTTAATGATGGTGCTGTTGAATATGAAGATGGTACCCCTGCTACCGAATCTCAG ATGGGGAAAGATGTTGTTTCATTTTTGTCTTGGGCTGCAGAACCTGAGATGGAAGAAAGAAAACTG ATGGGATTTAAATGGATATTTGTACTATCATTGGCTTTACTTCAAGCCGCGTATTATCGTCGGCTTCGATGGTCTGTTCTTAAGTCTCGCAAGTTGGTTCTTGATGTTGTCAACTAA